The Streptomyces capitiformicae genome contains the following window.
AGCGATCCGCGTACCGTCCGCGAGCACCGCTTCCAGTCCGATGGACGTGGTGACCCAGGAGACCGCGACCGTCGCCGTCGGATTCTCGACGGCGAGGGTCGCCCCCGGGTTGATGATCACCGTGTCGCCCGCGGTGATGCGGTGGGTCCGGTCGTCGAGGGTGATCAGGAGCTCGCCGTCGAGCAGATGGAAGATCTCCTCCCGGTCGACGGTGTGAGCGGGGGCCTTCGTGCCCACGGGGATCTCGCCGTGCCAGGCGCAGAGTTCCTTGCTGCCGGTGCGGGGAGACGCGTGCGGGAGGAAACGGGCGCCGTGCAACTCGTGGACGACGGCTTCGGACGAGCGGATGACTGGCATGGCTGCCTTCCCGTAGAGGATGTTGTGGAGCTCGTCCGCAAGGGGTTGTCAGCTGCTTGCGGGGGAGCGTGCACGAGGGCGGCTTAACTCGACCGTGTGATGGTCGGCTTCCGGTTTTGCGGCGTCCTGGGCCGTCCGGGTCAACGTGATCGTGCGATCTGGGACGCCGGGTACGGCGCCAGCAGGCGGGGCCCCTGCTCCGCCGGAGTGATGGTTCGGGGCCTCCCCGTCGCCTCTGGCCGTACCCATTTGGCCAGGTCGTACAGGCAGGTCGTACAGGGCAGTGTCCATAGCGGCCTCCGGCCGCGGGGGCCTCCCGGGATCGGACCACGCACGGGATGCGTGTCGCTGCCCCGGGGTTGAGTACGCCGGGGAACCTG
Protein-coding sequences here:
- a CDS encoding cupin domain-containing protein, with the protein product MPVIRSSEAVVHELHGARFLPHASPRTGSKELCAWHGEIPVGTKAPAHTVDREEIFHLLDGELLITLDDRTHRITAGDTVIINPGATLAVENPTATVAVSWVTTSIGLEAVLADGTRIAPPWAR